From the genome of Vicia villosa cultivar HV-30 ecotype Madison, WI linkage group LG2, Vvil1.0, whole genome shotgun sequence, one region includes:
- the LOC131649295 gene encoding uncharacterized protein LOC131649295, translating to MLIEVDVEIKENKDASKKVTGKEGGVKEKVVTPKPAVKLPFPTRNKKKEQHEKNFEKFLEMFKKLELNIPFLEALEQMPTYAKFMKDIISKKRTIDSDPIILTETCSAILQGMKIPVKKKDRGSVTIPCTIGKVQDTRMALQFADQSVKRPYGVVEDVIVKIDKFVFPVDFVILEMPEDEEIPIILGRPFLETGRCLIDIEEGTMTLKVYDEELKIDVRNTMKYKDGVATSQHIEVID from the exons ATGTTGATTGAAGTGGATGTAGAGATTAAAGAAAATAAGGATGCAAGTAAAAAGGTCACGGGTAAAGAAGGTGGagtaaaagaaaaagttgttacaCCTAAACCAGCGGTTAAACTCCCTTTCCccacaagaaataagaagaaagaacaacatgagaaaAATTTCGAGAAGttcttggagatgttcaagaaacttgagctGAACATTCCATTCTTagaggcacttgagcaaatgcctacctatgcgaaattcatgaaggatatcaTCTCAAAGAAGCGAACAATCGACAGTGAcccgattattctaactgaaacttgtagtgctattttgcagggcatgAAGATTCCGGTTAAAAAGAAAGATCGAGGTTCAGTAACTATTCCATGCACCATTG GTAAAGTACAAGATACACGGATGGCACTTCAGTTTGCTGACCAATCGGTGAAAAGACCTTACGGAGTGGTGGAAGATGTGATAGTGAAGATCGATAAGTTCGTTTTCCCTGTAGATTTTGTCATTCTAGAAATgcctgaagatgaagagataccaatcattttAGGGAGACCATTTTTAGAGACAGGGAGATGCTTAATCGATATAGAAGAAGGCACGATGACTTTGAAAGTCTATGATGAGGAACTAaagattgatgtgcgaaacaccatgaaatacaaagATGGCGTTGCCACAAGTCAACACATCGAGGTAATTGATTAA